Proteins encoded within one genomic window of Amycolatopsis sp. 2-15:
- a CDS encoding RGCVC family protein has protein sequence MTAGANAKPAGAVTETGGTASVACAACQHAQHTHDSIARRYCTATVAGGFNRRCVCVGGRDEPEKETS, from the coding sequence ATGACAGCCGGGGCGAACGCGAAACCGGCTGGTGCCGTCACAGAGACCGGCGGCACGGCCTCAGTTGCGTGCGCGGCCTGCCAGCATGCCCAACACACGCACGATTCGATCGCACGCCGTTACTGCACGGCCACCGTGGCGGGTGGGTTCAACCGCCGATGCGTCTGCGTCGGCGGGCGCGACGAACCTGAGAAGGAAACATCATGA
- a CDS encoding IS110 family transposase, with amino-acid sequence MDRHVVIGIDPHKTSWYAAVVDSRHQLLEELRVPASRADYRELHRLARRWPGIRWAIEGSSGLGRPLTQRLIDDDITVLDVPSKLTSRVRQLATGHGRKTDQVDARSVAVAALTGADRQHRQDDHAETLRLLSEHRDELVRRRTQVINRLHVLLSHLFDGGAPASLTADRAAALLGRIRRARGARATRRTLAVDLVAEVRHLDKKIATAEQRVSDAVSETEPTLLQLPGVGPVLAARIIGRVGSLDRFPSANHFTSYCGTAPIEVSSGDVTRHRLSRAGDRQLNHALHLIALSQVRRHAPARQYYQRKRAAGKVHREAMRCLKRRLATVIFRHLTADQRAATPAPA; translated from the coding sequence ATGGACCGTCACGTCGTCATTGGTATCGATCCACACAAGACCAGCTGGTATGCAGCAGTGGTCGACAGCCGACACCAACTGCTCGAAGAACTCAGGGTGCCGGCAAGCCGCGCCGACTACCGTGAGCTGCATCGTCTGGCCCGGCGCTGGCCGGGCATCCGCTGGGCGATCGAGGGCAGCAGCGGCCTGGGCCGGCCATTGACCCAGCGATTGATCGACGACGACATCACCGTCTTGGACGTGCCGTCCAAACTCACCAGCCGGGTGCGTCAACTGGCCACCGGGCACGGCCGCAAGACTGACCAGGTCGACGCCCGCTCGGTCGCGGTCGCCGCGCTCACCGGCGCCGACCGGCAGCATCGTCAGGACGACCACGCCGAAACCCTGCGGCTGCTCAGCGAACACCGGGACGAGCTCGTCCGACGCCGCACCCAGGTCATCAACCGGCTGCACGTGCTCCTGTCGCACTTGTTTGACGGCGGAGCACCTGCATCGTTGACGGCAGACCGCGCCGCTGCGCTGCTCGGCCGGATCCGCCGCGCCCGCGGGGCACGAGCGACCCGACGGACACTCGCAGTCGACCTGGTCGCCGAAGTCCGCCATCTCGACAAGAAGATCGCCACCGCGGAACAACGAGTATCGGACGCAGTATCCGAGACCGAACCGACGTTGCTGCAGCTTCCCGGAGTCGGTCCCGTCCTGGCCGCGCGCATCATCGGCCGTGTCGGATCACTCGACCGGTTCCCCAGCGCCAACCACTTCACCTCCTACTGCGGCACCGCGCCCATCGAGGTGTCCTCCGGCGACGTCACACGCCACCGACTCTCCCGCGCCGGCGACCGGCAGCTCAACCACGCACTGCACCTCATCGCGCTCAGCCAGGTCCGCCGCCATGCCCCAGCAAGGCAGTACTATCAGCGCAAACGCGCAGCAGGCAAAGTACACCGCGAAGCCATGCGCTGCCTCAAACGACGACTTGCCACTGTCATCTTTCGCCACCTCACAGCCGACCAACGGGCCGCAACACCCGCGCCGGCTTGA
- a CDS encoding DUF6307 family protein: MTTEVAFASRYDLRVKLVRDVLKENTKLSDTACQALAVQLLHTMDTIPEQMR, translated from the coding sequence ATGACCACGGAAGTCGCCTTTGCGTCCCGGTACGACCTGCGCGTCAAACTGGTGCGAGATGTTCTGAAAGAGAACACGAAATTGTCAGACACCGCCTGTCAGGCCCTCGCTGTGCAACTACTGCACACCATGGACACGATTCCCGAACAGATGCGGTAA
- a CDS encoding DUF5994 family protein: protein MLSGPNTTLSTQPVTEPRLRLKPAAPATGHVDGAWWPRSRDLAAELPVLLAALAARLGRIDRVSYHLGDWPDPPRGVTFGESGIRLEGFRSQPSATLTVIGWDQHRTTLLVIAAETDPDAAQDALTTAADPDNTSDSTHLLAAAGHQHTNSGAPLHS from the coding sequence ATGCTGTCGGGCCCGAACACCACACTCTCCACCCAACCGGTCACCGAGCCCCGACTACGGCTCAAACCGGCGGCACCCGCCACCGGACACGTCGACGGTGCGTGGTGGCCTCGGTCCCGCGATCTGGCCGCCGAACTGCCCGTGCTGCTCGCGGCGCTGGCCGCTCGGCTGGGACGCATCGACCGGGTCAGCTACCACCTCGGCGACTGGCCGGATCCACCCCGCGGCGTCACCTTCGGTGAGAGCGGCATCCGGCTCGAGGGATTCCGGTCGCAGCCATCCGCCACCTTGACGGTGATCGGCTGGGACCAGCACCGAACGACCCTGCTGGTCATTGCCGCGGAAACCGACCCTGACGCCGCACAGGACGCCCTCACGACCGCCGCGGACCCGGACAACACCAGCGACAGCACACATCTGCTGGCCGCCGCCGGGCACCAGCACACCAACAGCGGCGCGCCACTGCACTCCTGA